ACGATATCCTGCGAGCGTGCGGGCGTCAGGAACGAGGCCGCCAGCACGATGACCATCAGCGCGCCAAACGTGACGGCCGTGCGTGTGCGCGTCCTACGCATACCCACTCACCTCCAGGTTGAGCTTCGGTCCGAGCATGCCTTGCGGTTGCCCACGGTCAGGTCTCGGCGTGGTCCCGGGCCAGGTCTCAGCGTTGTCCACGGGCAGGTCTTGGTTTTGTCACGATACGGACACCATGTCCCTATTATGATACCAGCGCCCGAGTGTGTTCAACAGCCCACCTCTTCCTCCTGCCGGCCGAAGGGCCTTTCCTCCGCCGAGATGGAACCCCCAATCGAGTCACCTGATCTTGCCGCCGGGGGTCCCTTCCACCTTCACAGGCGTTGTGCTACGCTTCACAAGTAGCGCGCTTCGCGGAGGAGTACGGTAGCCTGGTAACCGGCCCGCCTGCTAAGCGGGTGGGCGGGTGTTGAGCCCGCCTCGTGGGTTCGAATCCCACCTCCTCCGCCAGGGCTCTACACACCACCCCGGCACTTTGCTGCGAGTGCGTCATCAGGCCGTGGCAACATTGTGCGATCCCAGCCGGCAGACCCCAGGAGGTGAGCCCTAGTGGAGAGCGTCAACTACCTGGCCGTGCTCGTGGCGGCGATAGTCAACATGGCGATAGGGGCCCTGTGGTACTCCCCATCGCTGTTCGGCAAGGGTTGGATGGAGCTCGTCGGCATCCGCCCCGAGGACGCTGAGAAGCGCGCGGCGGGCGCCCGGCGGGCCTACTCCTGGACGTTCGTCGCGTCGCTCGTGATGGCCTACGCGCTCGCGCGGATCCTCTGGTACGCCAAGGTCCAGTCGCTCTTCGGCGGCGCCGCGATCGGGCTGCTCGCATGGCTGGGCTTCGTGGCCACGACCGTGGGCGCCAACTACCTGTTCGAGGGCCGGCCGTGCCGGCTTTACGCGATCAACGCCGGCTATCCGCTCGTATCGCTGATCGTGATGGGAGCGCTGCTGGCTGCCTGGAGGTAGGTGTGGGAGGAAGAGGTCAGTGAATAAGAAGTGGGACGAGCAGTACGCCGAGTCGCGGATCCCGTCCGTGCAGGCCCTCCAGGACCCTCTGAGCATAATCCTGGATGGCCATGACGTCGCGGAGTCCCTTACC
The Armatimonadota bacterium DNA segment above includes these coding regions:
- a CDS encoding DUF1761 domain-containing protein; the encoded protein is MESVNYLAVLVAAIVNMAIGALWYSPSLFGKGWMELVGIRPEDAEKRAAGARRAYSWTFVASLVMAYALARILWYAKVQSLFGGAAIGLLAWLGFVATTVGANYLFEGRPCRLYAINAGYPLVSLIVMGALLAAWR